A window from Sphingopyxis alaskensis RB2256 encodes these proteins:
- a CDS encoding bifunctional riboflavin kinase/FAD synthetase, with product MIRLDGHARIEAPLRGGVIALGNFDGFHAGHQAVVGRAVRHAKDEGRPAIVATFDPHPVRFFKPDVPPFRLTTLDQRQELFAAAGADAMLVLPFDAALAATSAEEFITGLLLDRYGAAGVVTGADFVFGKGRSGNVVTLADHARRLGFFTEMVAPVDDADEVISSSRIREALQAGDCATAARLLTRPFTVRGVVQHGDKNGRLLGFPTANIDMGNYLRPRYGIYAVTGKLPDGRVLKGAANLGIRPSFDPPKELLEPHFFDFSEDLYGREIDVAFHAFIRAEAKFDSMDALMAQIAADCEAAKALLGHL from the coding sequence ATGATCCGCCTCGACGGCCACGCGCGCATCGAAGCGCCGCTGCGCGGCGGCGTCATCGCGCTCGGCAATTTCGACGGCTTCCACGCCGGTCACCAGGCGGTCGTCGGCCGCGCGGTGCGCCATGCGAAGGACGAGGGCCGCCCGGCGATCGTCGCGACCTTCGACCCGCATCCGGTGCGCTTCTTCAAACCCGACGTCCCGCCCTTCCGCCTCACCACGCTCGACCAAAGGCAGGAGCTGTTCGCCGCCGCAGGCGCCGACGCGATGCTCGTTCTGCCCTTCGATGCTGCGCTCGCCGCGACGAGTGCCGAGGAGTTCATCACCGGACTCCTTCTCGACCGCTACGGCGCCGCGGGGGTCGTCACCGGCGCCGACTTTGTGTTCGGCAAGGGCCGCAGCGGCAATGTCGTGACGCTCGCCGACCACGCCCGCCGCCTCGGCTTCTTCACCGAAATGGTCGCGCCGGTCGACGATGCCGACGAGGTCATCTCGTCGAGCCGCATCCGCGAGGCGTTGCAGGCGGGCGACTGCGCGACCGCAGCACGCCTGCTCACGCGCCCCTTCACCGTGCGCGGCGTGGTCCAGCATGGCGACAAGAATGGCCGCCTCTTGGGCTTTCCGACCGCCAACATCGACATGGGCAATTACCTCCGCCCGCGCTACGGCATCTATGCCGTCACCGGAAAGCTGCCCGACGGGCGCGTGCTGAAGGGCGCCGCGAACCTTGGCATCCGCCCGAGTTTCGATCCGCCCAAGGAACTGCTCGAACCGCATTTCTTCGACTTTTCCGAAGACCTCTATGGGCGGGAAATCGACGTCGCCTTCCATGCCTTCATCCGGGCCGAGGCGAAGTTCGACAGCATGGATGCGTTGATGGCGCAGATCGCGGCGGATTGCGAGGCGGCGAAGGCGTTGTTGGGCCACCTGTAA
- a CDS encoding dipeptidase — MRRWLIALLIVVALAALAFFTLAPGMIERDLNRIDGKPLPQVTARAEALHQTLTIVDLHSDSLLWSRDFLDRAERGHMDLPRLKDGHVALQVLASTTKSPKGQNYHANGADSDNITGLVIAQLQPVRTWTSLLERSLWHAEKLHRAAAASNGTLKPVATTADLDALLAARRGKPLTTGALLSVEGLHNLEGDIANLDKLYAAGFRMAGLTHFFDNELAGSMHGLKKGGLTPLGRQVVTAMEAKGMIVDIAHCSEACVADILKMARRPVVSSHGGVQATCKVNRNLSDAQIRGVAATGGLVGIGYWDAAVCDTSPASIARAMKHVRDLVGINHVALGSDYDGATTVRFDTAQLVQVTQALIDAGFSDDEIRAAMGGNAIRVLKAGLVPLTPPAP, encoded by the coding sequence ATGCGCCGCTGGTTGATCGCCCTTTTGATCGTCGTCGCGCTGGCCGCGCTCGCCTTTTTCACGCTCGCGCCGGGGATGATCGAGCGCGACCTCAACCGGATCGACGGCAAGCCGCTGCCGCAGGTGACGGCGCGCGCAGAGGCGCTGCACCAGACGCTCACGATCGTCGATCTGCACAGCGACAGCCTGTTGTGGAGCCGCGATTTCCTGGATCGCGCCGAGCGCGGCCATATGGACCTGCCGCGGCTGAAGGACGGCCATGTCGCGCTGCAGGTGCTCGCGAGCACGACCAAATCGCCCAAGGGGCAGAATTACCACGCGAACGGCGCCGACAGCGACAATATCACCGGCCTCGTGATCGCGCAGCTCCAGCCGGTGCGGACGTGGACCTCGCTGCTCGAACGCTCGCTCTGGCACGCCGAAAAGCTGCACCGCGCGGCCGCGGCGTCGAACGGCACGCTGAAACCCGTCGCGACCACCGCCGACCTCGACGCGCTGCTCGCCGCGCGGCGCGGCAAGCCGCTCACCACCGGCGCGCTGCTCAGCGTCGAGGGGCTGCACAATCTCGAAGGCGACATTGCCAATCTGGACAAGCTCTACGCCGCGGGCTTCCGCATGGCGGGGCTCACCCATTTCTTCGACAATGAACTCGCAGGCTCGATGCACGGGCTCAAGAAAGGCGGGCTCACCCCGCTGGGGCGGCAGGTCGTGACCGCGATGGAGGCGAAGGGCATGATCGTCGACATCGCGCATTGCAGCGAGGCCTGCGTCGCCGACATATTGAAAATGGCGCGCCGCCCCGTCGTGTCCAGCCACGGCGGGGTGCAGGCAACGTGCAAGGTCAACCGCAACCTGTCGGACGCGCAGATTCGCGGCGTCGCCGCAACCGGCGGCCTCGTCGGCATCGGTTACTGGGACGCCGCGGTGTGCGACACCTCGCCCGCGAGCATCGCGCGCGCGATGAAGCACGTCCGCGACCTCGTCGGCATAAATCATGTCGCGCTCGGCAGCGATTATGACGGCGCCACCACCGTGCGCTTCGACACCGCGCAGCTGGTGCAGGTGACGCAGGCGCTGATCGACGCGGGCTTTTCCGACGACGAAATCCGCGCCGCGATGGGCGGCAATGCGATCCGCGTGCTGAAAGCGGGGCTGGTGCCCCTCACGCCGCCGGCGCCATGA
- a CDS encoding dihydrofolate reductase — protein MNHPEITLILARAANGVIGAKGRMPWHLPADLRRFKQLTMGRPMIMGRKTFDSLPAVLEGRRHIVLTRDADWQEEGAEPVASVEEALKRANAPHVMVIGGAEIYALFLPLADRIELTEVGLEPAGDAVIDYPDPALWREVARVDHRAGEAGRPAYSFVTLARRNG, from the coding sequence ATGAACCACCCCGAAATCACGCTGATCCTGGCGCGCGCGGCCAATGGCGTGATCGGCGCGAAGGGCCGGATGCCGTGGCACCTGCCCGCTGACCTCCGCCGGTTCAAACAGCTCACCATGGGCCGCCCGATGATCATGGGGCGCAAGACCTTCGACAGCCTGCCCGCGGTGCTCGAAGGCCGCCGCCACATCGTCCTCACGCGCGATGCCGACTGGCAGGAGGAAGGCGCCGAACCCGTCGCAAGCGTCGAGGAAGCGCTGAAACGCGCCAATGCGCCGCATGTGATGGTGATCGGCGGCGCCGAAATCTATGCGCTGTTCCTGCCGCTCGCCGACCGCATCGAACTGACCGAGGTGGGCCTCGAACCCGCTGGCGATGCGGTGATCGACTATCCCGATCCGGCGCTCTGGCGCGAGGTCGCGCGGGTCGACCATCGAGCGGGCGAGGCGGGGCGCCCGGCCTACAGCTTTGTCACGCTCGCGCGACGGAATGGCTAG